A portion of the Campylobacter concisus ATCC 51562 genome contains these proteins:
- the dnaE gene encoding DNA polymerase III subunit alpha, which produces MSENSSFTHLHLHTEYSLLDGANKIKELAHVLHDRGDTAAAITDHGNMFGAIDFYKAMKKEGIKPLIGIEAYVHNGEQLDDKSTKQRFHLILIAKNETGYKNLMYLSSMSYIEGFYYYPRINKKILKEHSEGLVCSSACLQGEVSWHLNLSDRNVKFGAKGYERAKEVALEYKEIFGDDFYLEIMRHGIGDQKRIDDDILRIAKETGIKVIATNDTHYTFKERADAHEVFMCIAMNKTLDDPNRLRHSVHEFFVKSKEQMNELFLDIPEVIENTQEIVDKCNLEIKLGNPTPPNFKFTLEYAKERNLTLPEPENRYSFKNDAVFFEYECRKGLEERLKFVPENLHDEYKKRLEIEIGIINKMNFPGYMMIVWDFINEAKSRGVPVGPGRGSAAGSLVAYSLKITDLDPIPYNLLFERFLNPERVSMPDIDVDFCQSRRGEIIDYVTQKYGKFNVAGVITFGKLLAKGVIRDVARVCDMPYAEADAMAKLIPDELGITLKDAYEKEPKIAELINQNPKAAKIWKFALDLEGLNRNAGQHAAGVVISNEELWNKTPLFRQPNSPEDRYVTQYSLKYLEDVDLIKFDFLGLKTLTVIDNAIKLVKQRTGKDIIWEQIDKNDSNVYKMIQSGQAIGIFQIEGEGMRKLGTSLRPDCFEDIVAMLALYRPGPMESGMLDDFVKRKHGEAEITYSFKELEPILAPTYGVIVYQEQVMQIVQAIGGFSLGGADLVRRAMGKKIKEEMDRLKGEFVKGAEAKGLNGQKADDLFELIVKFAGYGFNKSHSAAYAYVTFQTAYLKAYYPAEFMAALLTSEESNVDKIVRYIDEIKRINIDTLPPSINKSTKEFSVVKNGDHDGIIFGLGAIKGVGGAAIENIITEREANGEFKSMDDFVSRIDPFKVNKKVFESLIKAGCFDEFGFSRKMLMQNVENIIEACKSAAQIRKNAVESLFGEDESMNDVKINFVTINDEFDIKQILKFEQESVGIYLSGHPLDDYKDEINKIKYTLSSEFESLPQSAEILVVGKIEDFSTRITKSGKKMGTINVLDFHGNIEIAVFERELGNIEDIVKDEAKRDLPYAFRINITKDDQFVRTNLNEVYSLEDAQNLDFKTRKLKQNYKFSKNEEASAPQKAREYAELEVLLCLSELSKDKITNLYNLGYNEHIKSGTNNDKRLVIKIKNENTAQIFVYKTKFVVNDSFKEKALQAIAC; this is translated from the coding sequence ATGAGTGAAAATTCTAGCTTTACGCACCTACATTTACACACCGAATACTCCCTACTTGACGGAGCGAACAAGATAAAAGAGCTAGCTCACGTGCTTCATGATAGAGGCGACACAGCAGCGGCGATTACTGATCACGGCAATATGTTTGGAGCGATAGATTTTTACAAGGCGATGAAAAAAGAGGGAATAAAACCGCTAATTGGCATCGAAGCTTATGTGCATAATGGCGAGCAGCTTGATGATAAGAGTACTAAGCAGCGCTTTCACCTTATACTAATCGCCAAAAACGAGACTGGCTATAAAAATTTAATGTATCTTAGCTCCATGAGCTACATCGAGGGCTTTTACTACTATCCTCGTATAAATAAGAAAATCTTAAAAGAGCACAGCGAGGGCTTGGTTTGTAGCTCTGCTTGCTTGCAGGGCGAGGTAAGCTGGCATCTAAATTTAAGCGATCGTAACGTCAAATTTGGCGCAAAGGGCTACGAGAGAGCAAAAGAGGTCGCGCTTGAGTATAAAGAAATTTTTGGAGATGACTTTTATCTTGAGATCATGCGTCACGGCATCGGCGATCAAAAACGCATTGATGATGACATTTTACGCATCGCCAAAGAGACTGGCATAAAGGTCATCGCCACAAACGATACTCACTACACTTTTAAAGAGCGAGCTGACGCGCATGAGGTTTTTATGTGTATCGCGATGAACAAAACTTTAGATGATCCAAACCGACTTCGCCACAGCGTCCATGAGTTTTTTGTAAAAAGCAAAGAGCAGATGAATGAGCTATTTTTAGATATCCCTGAAGTGATAGAAAATACCCAAGAGATCGTGGATAAGTGCAATCTTGAGATCAAGCTTGGCAACCCAACTCCGCCAAATTTTAAATTTACACTTGAGTATGCTAAAGAGAGAAATTTAACACTTCCAGAGCCTGAAAATAGATATAGCTTTAAAAACGATGCTGTTTTTTTTGAGTATGAATGTAGAAAAGGTCTTGAAGAGAGGCTAAAATTTGTCCCTGAAAATTTACATGACGAATACAAAAAGCGCCTTGAGATAGAGATTGGCATAATCAATAAAATGAATTTCCCAGGCTATATGATGATCGTTTGGGATTTCATAAATGAGGCCAAAAGTAGAGGTGTGCCAGTTGGTCCAGGACGTGGTTCTGCGGCTGGTAGCTTGGTCGCTTACTCGCTAAAGATCACTGACCTTGATCCAATCCCATACAACCTACTTTTTGAGAGATTTCTAAACCCAGAGCGTGTTAGTATGCCAGATATCGACGTGGATTTTTGTCAAAGTAGGCGTGGCGAGATTATCGACTATGTTACACAAAAATATGGAAAATTTAACGTTGCTGGCGTTATTACATTTGGTAAATTGCTTGCAAAAGGTGTTATAAGAGATGTTGCTAGGGTTTGTGATATGCCTTACGCCGAAGCCGATGCGATGGCAAAGCTAATACCTGATGAACTTGGTATTACGCTAAAAGATGCTTATGAAAAAGAGCCAAAGATAGCTGAGCTAATAAACCAAAATCCAAAGGCAGCTAAAATTTGGAAATTTGCCCTTGATCTTGAGGGGCTAAACAGAAACGCCGGTCAGCATGCAGCAGGTGTCGTTATCTCAAATGAGGAGCTGTGGAATAAAACTCCGCTATTTCGTCAGCCAAACAGCCCAGAAGATCGATATGTTACGCAGTATAGCCTTAAGTATCTTGAGGATGTGGATTTAATTAAATTCGACTTTCTTGGACTAAAAACACTAACGGTTATCGATAATGCCATAAAGCTGGTAAAACAACGAACTGGCAAGGATATCATTTGGGAGCAGATCGATAAAAACGATTCTAATGTTTATAAAATGATACAAAGCGGACAAGCGATAGGAATTTTCCAAATCGAGGGCGAGGGCATGAGAAAGCTAGGAACTAGTTTGCGTCCAGACTGCTTCGAGGATATCGTCGCGATGCTAGCGCTCTACCGTCCAGGACCGATGGAGAGTGGTATGCTTGATGACTTTGTCAAAAGAAAACATGGCGAGGCCGAGATAACCTACTCATTTAAAGAGCTTGAGCCAATCCTTGCGCCAACATACGGTGTCATCGTCTATCAAGAGCAAGTTATGCAAATCGTTCAAGCCATAGGTGGCTTTAGCCTTGGTGGAGCGGATCTTGTGCGCCGTGCGATGGGTAAAAAGATCAAAGAAGAGATGGACAGGCTAAAGGGTGAGTTTGTAAAAGGTGCTGAGGCAAAAGGGCTAAATGGACAAAAAGCAGATGATCTTTTCGAGCTAATTGTAAAATTTGCAGGATATGGCTTTAATAAATCTCACTCCGCAGCTTACGCCTACGTCACATTTCAGACGGCTTATCTTAAGGCCTATTATCCGGCTGAATTTATGGCAGCACTTCTTACAAGTGAAGAGAGCAACGTCGATAAGATCGTTCGCTATATCGATGAGATAAAACGCATAAATATAGATACTTTACCGCCATCTATCAACAAATCAACTAAAGAATTTAGCGTCGTTAAAAATGGCGATCATGACGGCATTATCTTTGGGCTTGGTGCGATTAAAGGTGTTGGTGGAGCGGCTATTGAAAACATTATCACTGAGCGTGAAGCAAATGGCGAATTTAAAAGTATGGACGACTTTGTCTCAAGGATCGATCCATTTAAAGTAAATAAAAAGGTTTTTGAAAGCCTTATAAAAGCTGGATGTTTTGATGAGTTTGGCTTTAGTCGCAAGATGCTTATGCAAAATGTAGAAAATATCATAGAAGCTTGCAAAAGTGCTGCTCAGATCCGTAAAAATGCAGTTGAGAGCTTGTTTGGCGAAGATGAGAGCATGAACGATGTGAAGATAAATTTTGTCACTATAAATGACGAATTTGACATCAAACAAATTTTAAAATTTGAGCAAGAGAGCGTTGGTATCTACCTCTCAGGCCACCCGCTTGATGATTATAAAGACGAGATCAACAAGATAAAATACACTCTAAGTTCAGAATTTGAGAGCTTGCCGCAAAGTGCAGAAATTTTAGTCGTTGGCAAGATCGAAGACTTTAGCACAAGGATAACCAAAAGTGGCAAGAAAATGGGCACTATAAATGTGCTTGATTTTCATGGAAATATCGAGATCGCAGTCTTTGAAAGAGAGCTTGGCAACATCGAAGATATAGTAAAAGATGAAGCAAAACGCGACCTGCCTTATGCTTTTAGGATAAATATCACAAAAGATGATCAATTTGTAAGGACAAATTTAAACGAGGTTTATAGCCTAGAAGATGCACAAAATCTTGATTTTAAGACAAGAAAGCTAAAACAAAACTATAAATTTAGTAAAAATGAAGAGGCGAGCGCGCCTCAAAAAGCAAGAGAATATGCCGAGCTAGAGGTACTTTTATGCCTTAGTGAGCTTAGCAAAGATAAGATCACTAACCTTTATAATCTTGGCTATAACGAACATATAAAAAGTGGTACAAACAATGATAAGCGTCTTGTTATTAAGATAAAAAATGAAAATACGGCTCAAATTTTTGTCTATAAGACAAAATTTGTTGTAAATGACAGCTTTAAAGAAAAAGCACTTCAAGCAATAGCTTGCTAA